In Ipomoea triloba cultivar NCNSP0323 chromosome 15, ASM357664v1, one genomic interval encodes:
- the LOC116006290 gene encoding histone H2A.1, translated as MEAVSKTTKGAGGRKGGERKKAVTKSIKAGLQFPVGRIARYLKKGRYAQRCGTGAPVYLAAVLEYLAAEVLELAGNAARDNKKTRIIPRHVLLAVRNDEELGKLLQGVTIAAGGVLPNINPVLLPKKSAASEEKASQKTPKSPKKA; from the exons ATGGAGGCGGTGAGCAAGACGACCAAAGGCGCCGGAGGAAGGAAAGGCGGCGAGAGGAAGAAGGCGGTGACGAAGTCTATCAAGGCCGGCCTTCAGTTTCCGGTCGGCCGTATCGCTCGGTACCTGAAGAAAGGCCGTTACGCTCAGCGCTGCGGTACCGGTGCTCCGGTATACCTCGCCGCCGTCCTCGAATACCTAGCTGCTGAG GTTTTGGAATTGGCCGGGAACGCGGCTCGCGACAACAAAAAAACGAGGATTATCCCCAGGCACGTTCTCCTGGCCGTGAGGAACGACGAGGAGTTGGGGAAGTTGCTTCAAGGAGTCACCATTGCAGCCGGCGGTGTTCTTCCCAACATAAACCCGGTTCTGCTCCCGAAGAAATCCGCGGCGAGCGAGGAAAAGGCTTCGCAAAAAACTCCCAAGTCTCCTAAGAAGGCTTAA